A portion of the Streptomyces coeruleoprunus genome contains these proteins:
- a CDS encoding site-2 protease family protein, whose product MTVLLTILGIAVFAVGLLISIAWHELGHLSTAKLFGIRVPQYMVGFGPTLWSRQKGETEYGIKAIPMGGYIRMIGMFPPGEDGRIEARSTSPWRGMIEDARSAAYEELRPGDETRLFYTRKPWKRVIVMFAGPFMNLVLAVAIFVGVCMTFGFATQTTEVAGVQKCIIAQSEERDTCAKGDKVSPAHAAGLKAGDRIVAFNGRPVDDWGTLSAHIRDTIGPATLTVERDGKQVVLHPTLAKNLVVKKDEDGEVVPDEYVVAGYLGFAAKTEIVPLTLGQSVDRMGDMIENGAEAVIALPSKIPDLWDATFGDGERKADSPVGIVGAARISGEVMNLDVPAQNIVATLLLVLATFNLSLFLFNMLPLLPLDGGHIAGALWESLRRHVAKLFRRPDPGPFDVAKLMPVAYVVAGIFICFTLLVLLADIVNPVKIS is encoded by the coding sequence ATGACGGTTCTGTTGACGATCCTCGGCATCGCGGTGTTCGCCGTGGGGCTGCTGATCTCCATCGCCTGGCACGAGCTGGGCCACCTCTCCACCGCCAAGCTCTTCGGCATCCGCGTGCCGCAGTACATGGTCGGCTTCGGCCCGACCCTCTGGTCCCGCCAGAAGGGCGAGACGGAGTACGGCATCAAGGCCATCCCCATGGGCGGCTACATCCGCATGATCGGGATGTTCCCGCCCGGCGAGGACGGCCGGATCGAGGCCCGGTCCACCTCCCCCTGGCGCGGCATGATCGAGGACGCCCGCTCGGCGGCGTACGAGGAGCTGCGGCCGGGCGACGAGACGCGGCTGTTCTACACGCGCAAGCCGTGGAAGCGCGTCATCGTGATGTTCGCCGGCCCCTTCATGAACCTCGTCCTGGCCGTCGCGATCTTCGTCGGCGTCTGCATGACGTTCGGCTTCGCCACGCAGACCACCGAGGTCGCGGGCGTGCAGAAGTGCATCATCGCCCAGAGCGAGGAGCGCGACACGTGCGCCAAGGGCGACAAGGTGTCGCCCGCCCACGCGGCCGGCCTCAAGGCGGGCGACCGGATCGTCGCCTTCAACGGCAGGCCCGTCGACGACTGGGGCACGCTGTCCGCCCACATCCGCGACACGATCGGCCCCGCCACGCTGACCGTCGAGCGCGACGGCAAGCAGGTCGTCCTGCACCCCACCCTCGCCAAGAACCTCGTGGTGAAGAAGGACGAGGACGGCGAGGTCGTGCCCGACGAGTACGTCGTGGCCGGCTACCTGGGCTTCGCCGCCAAGACCGAGATCGTCCCGCTCACCCTCGGCCAGTCCGTGGACCGCATGGGCGACATGATCGAGAACGGCGCCGAGGCCGTCATCGCCCTGCCGTCCAAGATCCCCGACCTGTGGGACGCCACCTTCGGCGACGGCGAGCGCAAGGCCGACTCGCCGGTCGGCATCGTCGGCGCCGCCCGCATCAGCGGCGAGGTGATGAACCTCGACGTCCCCGCGCAGAACATCGTCGCGACGCTCCTGCTGGTCCTCGCCACGTTCAACCTGTCCCTGTTCCTGTTCAACATGCTGCCGCTGCTGCCCCTGGACGGCGGCCATATCGCCGGCGCCCTGTGGGAGTCCCTGCGGCGGCACGTGGCGAAGCTGTTCCGCCGCCCCGACCCGGGCCCCTTCGACGTCGCCAAGCTCATGCCGGTGGCGTACGTGGTGGCGGGCATCTTCATCTGCTTCACGCTGCTCGTCCTGCTGGCGGACATCGTCAACCCGGTCAAGATCTCCTGA
- the ispG gene encoding flavodoxin-dependent (E)-4-hydroxy-3-methylbut-2-enyl-diphosphate synthase gives MTAISLGMPSVPTKLAERRVSRKIMVGSVAVGGDAPVSVQSMTTTRTSDIGATLQQIAELTASGCQIVRVACPTQDDADALPVIAKKSQIPVIADIHFQPKYVFAAIDAGCAAVRVNPGNIKQFDDKVKEIAKAARETGTPIRIGVNAGSLDRRLLQKYGKATPEALVESALWEASLFEEHDFRDIKISVKHNDPVVMVNAYRQLAAQCDYPLHLGVTEAGPAFQGTIKSAVAFGALLSEGIGDTIRVSLSAPPAEEVKVGIQILEALNLRQRRLEIVSCPSCGRAQVDVYKLADQVTAGLEGMEVPLRVAVMGCVVNGPGEAREADLGVASGNGKGQIFVKGEVIKTVPESKIVETLIEEAMKIAEQMEKDGVPSGEPEVSVAG, from the coding sequence ATGACCGCGATTTCTCTCGGTATGCCGTCCGTTCCGACCAAGCTGGCCGAGCGCCGCGTCAGCCGGAAGATCATGGTGGGCTCGGTGGCCGTCGGCGGCGACGCCCCCGTGTCGGTGCAGTCCATGACGACGACCCGGACCTCCGACATCGGCGCCACCCTCCAGCAGATCGCCGAGCTGACCGCGTCCGGCTGCCAGATCGTCCGCGTCGCCTGCCCCACGCAGGACGACGCCGACGCGCTGCCGGTCATCGCCAAGAAGTCGCAGATCCCGGTCATCGCCGACATCCACTTCCAGCCCAAGTACGTCTTCGCCGCCATCGACGCCGGCTGTGCGGCCGTCCGCGTCAACCCCGGCAACATCAAGCAGTTCGACGACAAGGTCAAGGAGATCGCGAAGGCGGCCCGCGAGACCGGCACGCCCATCCGCATCGGCGTCAACGCCGGCTCCCTCGACCGGCGGCTCCTCCAGAAGTACGGCAAGGCCACCCCCGAGGCCCTCGTCGAGTCCGCGCTGTGGGAGGCGTCCCTCTTCGAGGAGCACGACTTCCGCGACATCAAGATCTCGGTCAAGCACAACGACCCCGTCGTGATGGTCAACGCCTACCGTCAGCTCGCCGCCCAGTGCGACTACCCGCTGCACCTCGGCGTCACCGAGGCCGGCCCCGCCTTCCAGGGCACCATCAAGTCCGCCGTCGCGTTCGGCGCGCTGCTCTCCGAGGGCATCGGCGACACCATCCGCGTCTCCCTGTCCGCGCCGCCCGCGGAGGAGGTCAAGGTCGGCATCCAGATCCTGGAGGCCCTGAACCTCCGCCAGCGCCGCCTGGAGATCGTCTCCTGCCCGTCCTGCGGCCGCGCCCAGGTCGACGTCTACAAGCTCGCCGACCAGGTCACCGCCGGCCTGGAGGGCATGGAGGTGCCGCTGCGCGTCGCCGTCATGGGCTGCGTCGTCAACGGCCCCGGCGAGGCCCGCGAGGCCGACCTCGGCGTCGCCTCCGGCAACGGCAAGGGCCAGATCTTCGTCAAGGGCGAGGTCATCAAGACCGTCCCCGAGTCGAAGATCGTCGAGACGCTCATCGAGGAGGCGATGAAGATCGCCGAGCAGATGGAGAAGGACGGCGTCCCCTCCGGCGAGCCCGAGGTCTCCGTCGCCGGCTGA
- the dxr gene encoding 1-deoxy-D-xylulose-5-phosphate reductoisomerase produces MSDSPASLADPHIAFDPAEGRRDIVVLGSTGSIGTQAIDLVLRNPDRFRVTALSAAGGRAGLLAEQAHRLRVRTVAVAREDAVPALRDALKEHYGSEPLPEILAGPDAATQVAASECHTVLNGITGSIGLAPTLAALEAGRTLALANKESLIVGGPLVKAVAKPGQIIPVDSEHAALFQALAAGTRADVRKLVVTASGGPFRGRTKAELAHVTREDALAHPTWAMGPVITVNSATLVNKGLEVIEAHLLYDIPFDRIEVVVHPQSYVHSMVEFTDGSTLAQATPPDMRGPIAIGLGWPERVPDAAPAFDWSKASTWEFFPLDTEAFPSVGLARHVGELGGTAPAVFNAANEECVDAFLAGRLPFPAIMDTVTAVVAEHGTPTPGTSLTVTDVLEAETWARARARELAAKAAKATAEVRA; encoded by the coding sequence GCAACCCCGACCGGTTCCGCGTCACCGCGCTCTCCGCCGCAGGCGGCCGGGCCGGGCTCCTCGCCGAGCAGGCGCACCGGCTGCGGGTGCGCACGGTGGCCGTGGCCCGCGAGGACGCGGTGCCCGCGCTGCGCGACGCCCTGAAGGAGCACTACGGCTCCGAGCCGCTGCCCGAGATCCTGGCCGGCCCCGACGCCGCCACCCAGGTCGCCGCCTCCGAGTGCCACACGGTGCTCAACGGCATCACCGGCTCCATCGGCCTCGCCCCCACGCTCGCCGCCCTGGAGGCGGGCCGCACGCTCGCCCTCGCCAACAAGGAGTCGCTGATCGTCGGCGGCCCGCTGGTGAAGGCCGTCGCCAAGCCCGGCCAGATCATCCCGGTCGACTCCGAGCACGCCGCGCTCTTCCAGGCCCTGGCCGCCGGCACCCGCGCCGACGTCCGCAAGCTGGTCGTCACCGCGTCCGGGGGCCCCTTCCGCGGCCGCACGAAGGCCGAACTCGCCCACGTCACCCGGGAGGACGCCCTCGCGCACCCCACCTGGGCCATGGGCCCGGTGATCACGGTCAACAGCGCCACCCTGGTCAACAAGGGCCTGGAGGTCATCGAGGCGCACCTGCTGTACGACATCCCCTTCGACCGCATCGAGGTCGTCGTCCACCCCCAGTCGTACGTGCACTCCATGGTCGAGTTCACCGACGGCTCCACCCTCGCCCAGGCCACCCCGCCCGACATGCGCGGCCCCATCGCCATCGGCCTCGGCTGGCCCGAGCGCGTCCCGGACGCGGCCCCCGCCTTCGACTGGTCCAAGGCGTCGACCTGGGAGTTCTTCCCCCTCGACACCGAAGCCTTCCCCTCCGTCGGGCTCGCCCGGCACGTCGGCGAACTCGGCGGCACGGCCCCGGCCGTGTTCAACGCCGCCAACGAGGAGTGCGTGGACGCGTTCCTCGCCGGCCGGCTCCCGTTCCCCGCCATCATGGACACGGTCACCGCGGTCGTCGCCGAACACGGCACGCCCACCCCGGGAACTTCACTGACGGTGACGGACGTCTTGGAAGCGGAGACCTGGGCACGGGCCCGGGCCCGTGAGCTGGCGGCGAAAGCGGCGAAGGCGACGGCGGAGGTTCGCGCATGA